TTTCCCTCCAGATCTAATTCGTTTAGAAAATCTGTATACCAATTAGCTAAAAAGTCGTAAAAATCAATTGCAAACTTAATGGTCATTTTTTGATAAATATCCACATGGGGTTCGAAATCAATCAAGGTTTTTTCCATGATTATTTTTTCTTGCTCAATTTCTTTTAGATGGGCTAAGATATTTTCTTTCACTTTTTCGGTTTCGATCAATCCAGAAAAAAATAATTTTGTTAAAAATTCATAATTCATTTTAAACTTAGATTGTTTATTCATTAGCCATTCCTCTAAGGTCTCTTCACCTTTTTTTGTAATATAGTATATTTTCTTTCCATTTTCTATTTTTAAAAGGATTAATTCTTTATCTTGAAGTCTTTTTAGAGCTGGATACAAGGTGCCAAAACTGACATCTGAAAAAGTATTGACAGAACCAGCAATAAATTGTTTCAAACCATATCCATTCATTGGGTGGACTGCTAAGCAGCCTAGAATAATATCTTCCAATTAACATTCTCCATTCTGATTCATTTTCTGTTTATTTGACCTCTATCAAAACCAAGCAATATAAATAAATTCGATAAAGTTTAGTGTCAAATGTGCTACAAAAATCAATAAAATATTCTTTTTACGAGAAGCAATTATGCCAAATGGTATACCAATGATAATACCTGTCATTAGGATATACCAAATTCCACCAGTCCAATGTAAAAAACCGAATGCGAGCGCCGACAACAGAACACTCTTCATTGAGCTATATCTTTGCTCAAACTTAGTAAGTGCATAATTTCTATAAAGAGACTCTTCTACAAATGGAGCTAAGACAACATTTGCAATAAAAAAGGGAATGATTTGTCCTCCTAAAACCTTCATTGCTTCTCCTGGTGGAATGATATCTCCAACATTTTTTTGTAACTCATATTGTATTGGAGATAAGATAAACAAGTATAAGACTGCAAATAAACTGCCGACTATCACACCTTTAATAATTTCCACATTTAACTTTGGCGAAGAAATCTTAAAACTTGCGAATAAACTAAACTGTTCTTTTTTAGCTGTAATAACTAAAACCAATAATAAGATTATTTGTACGATCAATAAAATTACCGACGTTTGGTCAGCGATTTCTAAAGATATTTCTCCCGTATCTAAGCCTTTTACGGAATAATAAACGGATAATCCACTAATTGCAATTAAAAACCAAAATGGGGCTAAAATCAAGTTTAGCCAGACTCTTTTCAACGATTTCATTATTTTTAACTCCTTTTTATTTTATATCGATTCGATATAAAAATAGTTTATAACATTCTCTATTGATTGTCAAATTAATTTTTATATCCTTACTGAGACGCTTACTTTTTCATCTTCAAAAAGTTAATATACATCAAAAAAAGAGCCAAATAATTACATTTGGATCTGGGTTATTGTAATGCTATTCAGTTAGTTCTTTTCCTGACTTTATGATCTATGATGTAGTTAAACTACCATTGCTATCTTTTTTATGTCAAATTTTGGAAAAGACATCCCGAATTTCCTTTAAACTAAGTCGATGAAAACCAAATAAAATAGGAAATTCAGATATTCTACACCATTATTATTACAAATATATTAGATAATCTACGTTTGAATATCACTTCTAATGAAAATAAAAAATCGAGGGAAAACTTGCTTAAAAACTTAAAAATGATTCATCCATATTCTTATCTTTGTTAAAATGCTTTCCATGGACATCAATCGCTGCATGCCATTCTCTACATAAATCATGAGGAACTCCTTCGGTCAAATGAATAAAGTCTTTCCGCATTTCTTCGTATGTCTTATATGGACCGAAACCTACACGATTAAACAGACGAATGGCATATTGATCAGCGATAAAAACATTTCGTTCAAAAATATAAAGCAACATTGCATCTGCCGTTTCTGAACCGACACCCTTTATCGTCAATAGCTCTTTTCTTAGCTCATCAGTCGAGTATGTTCGAAATTTATCAAAATCACTATCATGTGAAATAAACCAACTGATTAATTCTTTGATATAATTACTTTTTTGTTTGAAAAATCCGGCTGGGCGAATCAGCTCTTGTAACGTTTCCAATTCAATTTCCTGAAGACTTTCAACAGTTAAATAGGGTTCCAAATTTCCTAATGCCTTGTGAGCATTTTTTTCAGTCGTTTGCTGGATCAAGATCATCGACACCCAATCAGAGATTCGATTAGTATCTTCCCACCAATATTGGTAACCATAATGTGCGACTAAATTATTTAACACTTGAAGCTTTTCTTTATCCGTTTTCATTTTGATTCGCTCCTTTATTATTACATAAAAAAACTCAAGTCAAAATAATTAAATCCTGACCCAAGCCGTATAAATGTTATTCAGTTATTTCTCTTTCTTTTGTGATCATAATCACGCCATCACCTAAAGGCAATAAACTTGAGGTCAAATCTGGATGCGTCATGACTGTCTCTAAAAATTGATTCAACTTTCTATGGATCGTTCTTTGACTACGCGGAATTTCCTCGATCGGATCTAAAATTGTGCCTGCTTGGAAAACATCATCCACCATCAAGACACCGCCGACGCGTAATAAACGTAAGCATTCCGGTAAAAATTCGATATATTTAGATTTCGCACTATCCATAAAAATAAAGTCATAAGGACCAGTTAATGTGGGTAAAACTTCCGCTGCTTGTCCTTCTAATAAGGTCACTTTATCTGTCAGTCCTAAGCGTTCATAGGTTACTTTGGCTTTTCTGATCATTACATCAAATCGATCGATTGTAGTAACATGTCCATCTGCTCCAACGTATTGGGCCATTAAGCTAGAAGAAAAACCAATTGCGGTTCCAATTTCTAGAATATTTTTTGGTTTAATTTGATCTAAGAAAAACTGTAGAAAGACAACTGTTTCATGAGGTATAATCGGCACTCCAGCAATGTGTGCTTCTTCTTCAATCACCCCAAGTTCACCTTGGATCTTTTTTTGTTTATTTCTCATAAAATCAACAAGTTCTGGTTTCACAACTGGTCGATGCATCATTTCGTTTCGCATATTATCGCTCCTCTTCGCTTCTATATTATACGAAGAGAAGGATATGATGTCAAAATATAATTTTTAAATTTTGCTGACTAAATTTCTCTATTCTTCACTAATTTTTTTAGCGATTCGTTCATTCATTTTTCTTTTTAGTTCGTTGATTCGTGTTTTAGCTTGCATTTCATGTAGTGTATTTTCTGCAAAAGAGCCTACATCTTCGCCAACCAATTGTAAAACTGGTATATTATTTGCCGCACCATCTTCAAAAAAGTCTAGCAGCTCCAGCATAGGTGGAAGCATATCCATACCATCACCTGCGGTAAATTCCCATAAAAATTTTTGAACTTCTTTATACACGATTT
The Enterococcus silesiacus DNA segment above includes these coding regions:
- a CDS encoding cytoplasmic protein, producing MKNKNVIDYFKQVHADKVEYNKQMARLKELPSDYQIVYKEVQKFLWEFTAGDGMDMLPPMLELLDFFEDGAANNIPVLQLVGEDVGSFAENTLHEMQAKTRINELKRKMNERIAKKISEE
- a CDS encoding methyltransferase, giving the protein MRNEMMHRPVVKPELVDFMRNKQKKIQGELGVIEEEAHIAGVPIIPHETVVFLQFFLDQIKPKNILEIGTAIGFSSSLMAQYVGADGHVTTIDRFDVMIRKAKVTYERLGLTDKVTLLEGQAAEVLPTLTGPYDFIFMDSAKSKYIEFLPECLRLLRVGGVLMVDDVFQAGTILDPIEEIPRSQRTIHRKLNQFLETVMTHPDLTSSLLPLGDGVIMITKEREITE
- a CDS encoding DNA repair protein, whose translation is MKTDKEKLQVLNNLVAHYGYQYWWEDTNRISDWVSMILIQQTTEKNAHKALGNLEPYLTVESLQEIELETLQELIRPAGFFKQKSNYIKELISWFISHDSDFDKFRTYSTDELRKELLTIKGVGSETADAMLLYIFERNVFIADQYAIRLFNRVGFGPYKTYEEMRKDFIHLTEGVPHDLCREWHAAIDVHGKHFNKDKNMDESFLSF